Genomic segment of Nocardiopsis mwathae:
TCGGCCGCCACGGGCCGACCGGGCCGACCGGGCCGACAGCGAAGCATCGAATACAAGGAGCACGCCGAAGTGGCAGCAGAGATGTACTACGACGACAGCGCCGACCTGAGCGTCATCCAGGGCCGCCGAATCGCCGTGATCGGATACGGCAGCCAGGGGCACGCGCACGCGCTGTCGCTGCGGGACTCCGGCGCGGACGTCCGCATCGGGTTGCCCGAGGGGTCCAAGAGCCGGGCCAAGGCCGAGGAGCAGGGCCTGCGCGTCGTCACGCCGGCCGAGGCCGCGCGCGAGGCCAACGTGATCATGATCCTGGTCCCCGACCACATCCACCGCGACCTGTACGCGGCCGAGATCGCCCCCAACCTGCAGGAGGGCGACGCGCTCTTCTTCGGGCACGGCTTCAGCATCCGCTACGGCCTGATCACCCCCCCGGAGGGCGTGGACGTGGCCATGGTCGCCCCGAAGGGCCCCGGCCACCTGGTCCGCCGACAGTTCGAGGCGGGGCGGGGGGTGCCGTGCCTCGTCGCCGTCGAGAAGGACGCCAGCGGCCAGGCCTGGGACCTTGCCCTGTCGTGGGCCAAGGCGATCGGCGGCACCCGCGCCGGCGCGCTGAAGACCACCTTCAAGGAGGAGACCGAGACCGACCTCTTCGGTGAGCAGGCCGTGCTGTGCGGCGGTGCCGAGGAACTGGTCAAGGCCGGATTCGCCACGCTGGTCGAGGCCGGGTACCAGCCGGAGATCGCCTACTTCGAGTGCCTGCACGAGCTGAAGCTCATCGTGGACCTCATGTACGAGGGCGGCATCTCCAAGATGAACTGGTCGGTGTCGGACAACGCCGAGTACGGCGGCTACACCCGCGGCCCGCGCGTCATCACCGAGCAGACCCGCGAGGAGATGCGCAAGATCCTCGGGGAGATCCAGGACGGCAGCTACGCCAAGGAGCTCATGGCGGAGTTCGACGCCGGGCAGCCGACCTTCACCAAGCGCCGCGAGGCCGAGCAGGGCGAGCAGATCGAGAAGGTGGGTGCCGAGCTGCGCCCGCTCATGAGCTGGCTCAAGGGGTAGCGGCCTGCGGCACGCCCCCGACGAGTGGGCCCCGGGAGCGATTCGTCGCTCCCGGGGCTTCAGGCGTGCCGAAACGGATTCACATGCCGGTTCGACACAACGGATCCGTGCCGTAGGGCCACCCGTGCATGCCGGGTTCCCCACCAGCGGACTAGACTTTTTCCCGGCCATGCGGCCCGCCTCGCCAAGGCGCGGAGTTCGCCCAAGGCCGCGACCGTGCGGCCCCGTCGCAACCCACTAAAAGGATCAAGCTGTGCCCAAGCCCTCCGTTCTCGTCGCGGAAGAACTCTCACCCGCTGGAATCGCTCTGTTGGAGGGGGATTTCGAGGTCCGCCACACCAACGGCGCCGACCGGTCCGAGCTCCTGCCCGCCCTCGCCGACGTCGACGCCCTGATCGTGCGCAGCGCGACCCGGGTGGACGCCGAGGCGCTGGCCGCCGCCCCCAAGCTCAAGGTGGTGGCGCGCGCCGGCGTCGGCCTGGACAACGTCGACGTCGACGCCGCCACGAAGGCCGGTGTGCTCGTCGTCAACGCGCCGACCTCCAACATCGTCAGCGCGGCCGAGCAGGCGGTGAACCTGCTGCTGGCCTGCTCCCGCAACACCGCCCCGGCGCACAGCGCCCTGGTCAAGGGCGAGTGGAAGCGATCCAAGTACACGGGTGTCGAGCTCTACGACAAGACCCTGGGCATCGTCGGCCTGGGCCGCATCGGGACGCTCGTCGCCCAGCGGCTCTCCGCCTTCGGAATGAAGCTGATCGCCTACGACCCCTTCGTGCAGCCGTCCCGTGCCGCTCAGATCGGCGTGGAGATGATGAGCCTGGACGAGGTGCTGGCGCAGAGCGACTTCCTCACCATCCACCTGCCCAAGAACAAGGACACCCTCGGCCTGATCGGCGACGAGGCGCTGCACAAGGTCAAGCCGAGCGTGCGGATCATCAACGCGGCGCGCGGCGGGATCCTGGACGAGGGCGCGCTGTACCGCGCCCTGAAGGAGGGCAGGGTCGCCGGAGCCGGCATCGACGTGTTCGCCAAGGAGCCCTGCACCGACAGCCCGCTGTTCGAGTTCGAGAACGTGGTGGTCGCCCCGCACCTCGGCGCCAGCACCGCCGAGGCCCAGGAGAAGGCCGGAACCCAGGTTGCGCGCTCGGTGAAGCTCGCACTGTCCGGCGACTTCGTTCCGGACGCCGTCAACGTGCAGGGCGGCGCGGTGGCCGAGGAGCTCAAGCCGGGGCTGCCGCTGACCGAGAAGCTCGGCCGCATCTTCACCTCCATCGCCGGCGGAATCCCCGAGCGCATCGACGTCGAGGTACGCGGCGAGATCGCGGCGCACGACGTCAAGGTGATCGAGCTCGCCGCCCTCAAGGGCGTCTTCGGTGACGTCGTGGAGGACCCGGTCACCTTCGTCAACGCCCCGCTCTTGGCCAAGGAACGCGGCGTCGAGGTCAACCTGGTGACCAGCGACGACCACTCCGACTGGCGGAACCTGATCCGCGTGTGCGGGATCATGTCCGACGGGCAGCGCATCAATGTGGGCGGAACCCTGACCGGCCCCCGGCAGACCGAGAAGCTCGTCGAGATCGACGAGTACACCATGGAGATCCCGCTCAGCGCGCACATGGCGTTCTTCGCCTACGACGACCGCCCCGGCATCGTCGGCACGGTCGGCGCGCTGCTCGGCGACGCCCAGGTGAACATCGCGGGCATGCAGGTCAGCCGGGACGAGGAGGGCGGGAAGGCGCTCATCACGCTGACCGTCGACTCGGCGATCCCCGACGCCACCCTCGACGCGATCTCCACCGAGATCCAGGCGGAGACCACCCGCCAGGTGGACCTGGACTAGCCCCCCGCTTTCGTTGATCTCGGGGATATCGGGGTGAAAATCGCCCCTGAGACCCCGATATCTCCGAGATCAACGCAGAATGAAGTGGGATTGCGTTCTCCCGCGTGGTGGGTCCGGGTACGTGCGGGTTGGGGCGCCCGGATCGGGGGCTGCGGTGCGACCGGAACCGCTGGCCGGGGCCGAAAGGTGTCCGGAAGGCGGCTTCCCGTCCCCTCCTCCGTTGATCTCGGGGGTATCGACCTAATTCTCGCCGGAATTAGGTCGATACCCCCGAGATCAACGGGTTGCGGAGAAGAGTGCGGGGTCGTGGTCGGCGTCGAGGTCGAGGGCGGTGACCTCGTGGGTGGCCGACGGCGAGCCGTCGGCGCGCAGGTTGCGGAACGCCGTGAGGATGCCGCTGTCGGCGACGTCGAGCAGGCAGTGCCGGGCGTCCGGGGCGGCCAGGGCCGAGGCGACGATGTCCAGCGAGTGCGGGGCGGCGGTGAGCCGCAGGGCGGCATCGGCCCGCTCGGCCGTGTCCATCCGCAGCGCCAGGGCGGCCAGGGCCAGCGGCGGGTCGAGGACTTCGCGCAGCGCGCGGTTGGGGATCTGCCGCCAGTCGGTTCCGTCCAGTTCGGTCACCGCAGCACGGGGCGACGGCCGCCAGGTGCGGAGCTCACCGTCGATGAGCGACCACCGGCCGGTGCCGTCGCAGCCGTGGGTCAGCCACGGCACCCCGCCCCCGTCGATCTCCTCGTAGCGCCACCGGTCGGGTTTGCGCAGACGAAGACGGGCGGTGAGGATCGCGCGGCCGCCGCCGTCGGCGGGCGGGTGCGGCTCGCGCCGGGGCGGCGCCGTGCCGAGGATGCGGTCCAGGAGCGGGTGGAGCGGGCGGCGGACACGGGGCCCGCGCCCCGCGCCCTCGGCGGCGAGCGGCCGCTGCGCGGGTGGGCCGTCGAGTCCGGGCGGCAGTTCGCTGCGCAGGACCACGGTGAGGTTGCGATGGCGCTGGTCGGCCGCTGCCATGGCGAGCAGTGCGGCGGCGATGCCGTCCCGGCCGTCCCCCGGAGCGGTCATGTCCCCCTACCCCTCCTCCACGACGAACGCCCACGACGCCGACACCTCGGGCGAGGGGTCCCCGCCGGCCTCCCGCTCCTCGCTGGGGACGTACCACCCGGCGTTGACGATGACGACGCGCGTCTCCGGCGGCAGGTCGGCGGAGACCGCGACGCTGTCCCCGGAGCGGTAGGAGCAGTCCGATCCGGTTCCCTTACCGCGTTCCCTGTCGCCCTCCTTGCTCCCGTCCGGGCCGGGGCCGGCCGCCGGCGGCCGGCCGTCGTCAGGGTCGGCCGTCGCCGGGGCGCACGTGTACTCGGCGACCACCCCGGTGGGCGTACCGTCCGCGCCGAGCGTGTCGTAGAGGAACAGGTCGACCCGGATCGGCGCGACCGGAGTGGCCAGTTCGATCTCGACCCGGTCTGCGGCCGGGGCCTCGACATCGTCCGCGACGCCGTCGGCGGCCGCCTCCCGGAGTTCGCCGTCGACGAACCAGGAGGAGTAGACCCGCTCACCCGGCACGCGTTCCCCGCCGGATCCGCCCTCCCACCAGGCGCGGGGGATGTCCTCCGGGGGCGGGACGGCCTCGATGCGGGCGTCCTCCTCGCCGCTACCGGGTTCTTCCGTCGACGGGGGGACCGCGGGTCCGGTGTCGCATGCGGTGAGCAGAGCGGCGGCCGTGGCCGCCGCCGCGATCGGGCGGAGCAGGCTCATGGCGTCTTCCTTCCCGATCGGCGGCGGCGGATCACTCTCTCCCGATGCGGTTCGGGATCAGCAGGTGATGTTGTTGCGGCGCTTGGAGGTCCGGCCCACATACGTCGTCCCGTCCTCCACGCTCTCGTGATAGGAGGAGCCGAGCCAGTCGTGGGTATCGCCGACGCACCGCGGGGACCCTGCGTTCGCCTCGACGGATCTGCTGGAGCGCTCGGTCTTCAGCCCGCTCTCGCCGCGCTTCTGCCAGCCGTACCAGCGCGAGCGGTGGAGCACGGTCGACACACCCACCGAGGGGACCGAGGAGCGGCAGCGGGTGTCGGCGACGACGTTGACGGTTCCCCGGACATGGGAGGACCGATGCGGGTCGTGGGTCTTGCCCACGCACCCGGCGGGGCTGATGCCGGTGGGCGCGCGGGTGTCCGCCGGACCCAGTGAGGTCGTCGGCGGGGCGTGGGGGAGGCCGTCGTCGGCGGCCGCGGCCTGGGCGGGGACGGCGACGAGTCCGGCGGTGAGGGCGGTGGCGGTCGCCGCGACCGCGGCGGCCGTCCACCTCGGTCTTCTGGGGGGACGGGGGATCGGAATCGAGGTCACGGTCACTCCTTGTGTGCGTACCTGGGGGTCGGTGAACCCGGGCCCATGCTGCCTCCTGGGGATTCCCGGTCGGTCGCGCACGGGAAACGCCCGTGTACAGGCGGTGTGGATTCGTTGGTGCGGCCGCGGCGTGAAAGCGGGGCGAAAGGCCCGCAACCGGGCGGTGGAATCGCGGCGCGCGGCGTGGGTCGGCCCTGATCGGGTCGGCCGAAACCGCGCATTCGGGTGCTGGCGTTGCTCGGGAAGTGGTCGGGGCGCACGGTGTCGGCGGGGGAGGGGCTGCGCAGGGTGACCGCCGGAGCAGCCGGGGATGCCGATTCGCTGGCCGATTAGTCGGGCATCCGATAGTCTGTCGTCCTAAGAGTTGCGGGCCCGGCGGCGACGACGCCGCAGCGGCCCCGCGCGGCAGGCCGCCGTGTACGTAGCGACCACTTCGGGCGGCGGCCGGACCGGTAAGGCGATCCCACCGGTGCGCGCGCGATCTTTTCTCCCGAGCCCATGGCAGCCCCGGCGGACCCGGGGCCCTCAGCGTCGATGGCCGGGCCGGGTGCGGTGCCCGCACCGTCGGCCCACCGCTGTCTCGGCGGACCGTGCGGTGGGCCGGGTGCCCGTCTTCTTCTTTTCCTTTTCCAGCTCACCGTGTTCGAGCAGGGGGAGCTCCCCTGCCCGCGTCCAGCGAGAGGATCGCCATGTACGACACCACCGAAGTTCCGGCCGAGGACGAGGCGACGCAGGCCGTCCAGACGGCCCTGGACCGCCGCGACAACGGCGGCCCCGCGGGCCACTGAGTCGGCCGGCCGGTGCGAACGCGCCGGTCACGCAATCGGGGGGAGTGGGCGCACACGCATCGGGCGCTCGCTACCCTTGTCTCATCAGCTGACTGCGCGCGTCTCACGATGTGGGACGTTCGTGGTGGGTGGCGGGTGTGCGCACACCCGCCACCCGCATGAGACCGACCACCGCCGAAGTAGAAGCTGGCTCTCCCTATGGCTGCTCGCACCGTCAAGCTCGCCGTCATCCCCGGTGACGGCATCGGCCCCGAGGTCGTCGCCGAGGGGCTGAAGGTCCTCTCCGCCGTCGCGCCCCGACACGACCTCGCCTTCGACACCACCACCTACGAGCTCGGCGCCAAGCGCTGGCACGCCACGGGTGAGACCCTCCCCGACGCGGTGGAGGAGGAGCTCCGCGGGCACGAGGCCATCTTCCTCGGTGCGGTCGGCGACCCATCGGTGCCCAGCGGCGTCCTCGAACGCGGACTGCTGCTGCGGCTGCGCTTCGCCTTCGCGCACTACGTCAACCTGCGCCCGGTGCGGCTCTACCCGGGTGTCACCTGCCCTCTGGCCGACACCGCCCCCGAGGACGTCGACATGCTCGTCGTCCGCGAGGGCACCGAAGGCCCGTACGCCGGGATGGGCGGGGTGCTGCGCAAGGGGACGCCCGGCGAGATCGCCACCCAGGACAGCGTCAACACCCGCTTCGGGGTGGAGAGGGTGGTCCGCTACGCCTTCGAGAAGGCCGCCGCGCGCCCCCGCAGGAAGCTCACCCTCGTGCACAAGGACAACGTCCTCACCTTCGCCGGCGAGCTGTGGCAGCGCGTCGTCCGCGAGGTCGGCGCCGAGTACCCGCAGGTCTCCGTGGACTACTGCCATGTGGACGCGGCCACCATGTTCTTCGTGACCCGACCGCAGCGCTTCGACGTCGTCGTCACCGACAACCTCTTCGGCGACATCATCACCGACCTCGGCGCGGCCGTCGCCGGCGGTATCGGCCTGGCGGCCAGCGGCAACATCAACCCCGAGAACGCCTTCCCGAGCATGTTCGAGCCGGTCCACGGCTCCGCGCCGGACATCGCGGGCCAGGCCAAGGCCGACCCCACCGCCACCGTGCTCTCGGCGGCGATCATGCTCGACCACCTCGGGCTCGGCGCGGCCGCGCGCGAGATCGAGAACGCCGTCGCCGATGACCTGCAGGCTCGGGCCAAGGACGGCTGGGAGCGGTCCACTCCCCAGATCGGCGACGACCTGGCCCGGCGAGTAGCCGAGCAGGGCTGAGCCCACCGGTCTCGGCCCTGCTGATCCCACCCATCGGCGCGGCCGGGGCCGAAATCCCGCACCGTCTTGTCCGCAAGCGGGCGCGCCTGTCGGCGCGCCCGCTTGCTGTTGCGTGGCTTGTCCGGGTCGGCCCCGGGTGAGCGACTGGCGCGGATAAGCGGGGTTATGGCCCCGGACACGTCGTTTCCGTCACACTAGATCTTGGACCGGCACCGCTGCCGGTCCGATGTACCCGAGAGGACCACACCACCGATGAACAGCAGCACCACCACAAGCGGGTTGACGTTCGAGATCCAGCCCTCGACCCAGCGGAAGACCCCGCAGGAGAGAGCGGCGCTTCTGGAAAATCCCGGGTTCGGCAACGTGTTCACCGACCACATGGTCACCATCCGCTACACCGAGGGCAAGGGCTGGTACGACGCCCGGCTGGAGCCGTACGGCCCCCTGACCATGGATCCGGCGACCGCCGCGCTGCACTACGCGCAGGAGATCTTCGAGGGGCTGAAGGCCTACCGGCACCCCGACGGCACGGTCGTCGGCTTCCGTCCCGAGGCCAACGCCGCGCGGTTCAACCGCAGCGCCGCCCGGATGGCCATGCCGGAACTGCCCGAGGAGCTCTTCCTCGGCGCCATCGAGACGTTGCTGGAGCACGACTCCGAGTGGATCCCCACCCAGGAGGACAGCAGCCTGTACCTGCGTCCGTTCATGTTCGCGACCGACGTCGGCCTGGGGGTGAACAACCCGTCCCGCAGCTACATGTTCGTGCTCATCGCCTCGCCGTCGGGCCCCTACTTCTCCGGCGGCATCAAGCCGGTGACGGTGTGGTTCTGCGAGGACTACACGCGCGCGGCTCCCGGCGGAACCGGCTTCGCCAAGTTCGCCGGCAACTATGCGGCCAGCTTCCTGGCGCAGGCGCAGGCCGTGGAGAAGGGCTGCGACCAGTGCGTCTGGCTCGATGCGGTGGAGCACCGCTGGGTCGAGGAGATGGGCGGGATGAACCTGTTCTTCGTCTTCGGCTCGGGCGACGACGCCCGGGTCATGACCCCCGCCCTCACCGGGACGCTCCTGCCGGGCATCACCCGCGACTCGCTGCTCAGGCTCGCCCCCGAGGTCGGCATCCCGGCCGAGGAGGGCCGGATCTCCACCGACGAGTGGCGCGAGGCGGCGACCAGCGGTGAGCTGACCGAGGTCTTCGCCTGCGGCACGGCCGCCGTCATCACCCCGGTCGGCGCGGTCAAGAGCAACCAGGGTGAGTTCACCATCGGCGACGGCACCCCCGGCCCGGTCACCATGCGCCTGCGTGAGGAGCTGGTCGCGCTGCAGTTCGGCACGCGTGAGGACACCCACGGGTGGATCCGCACGTTCGGCTGAGCCTCGCGGGCCGCGGTCCGAGGGCCGGTCGGGGGTTTCCCGACCGGCCCTCATTCGTCCGGATTGAGAAAATTGTGTCTCACGTGATGAGACAAATGGCCGGTGAGCTCGTGTTCCGTCGCGGGACTATGGCAGACTCGGTCCCATGCCGTCTCAGGTGATCATTATTTCGAGGCGCGCTGGCTGAAAGCGGACCCGCCAGCGCGCTGACCTCTCGTGTCCACGGGGGGTCTTTTTTGTTGGCGCGGCCGCCGCGACGACCGGGACTTCTCAACCCACCCGCGGGAGTTCGACCCATGCCTGACGACAGTTTCCACGTGTTCGACACGACGCTGCGCGACGGCGCCCAGCGCGAAGGCGTCAACCTCACCGTCGCCGACAAGCTGGCCATCGCGAAGCTGCTCGACGAGTTCGGCGTGGGATTCATCGAGGGCGGATGGCCCGGGGCGAACCCCAAGGACACCGAGTTCTTTCAGCGGGCTTCACAAGAGCTCACGCTGAAGCACGCGCAACTCACCGCGTTCGGCGCGACCCGCCGACCCGGTGTGCGGGCGGACGACGACCCCCAGGTCGCCGCATTGCGCGAATCCGGTGCGCCGGTCGTCACCCTTGTCGCCAAGAGTGACGACCGGCACGTCGAACGGGCCCTGCGCACCAGTCTGGACGAGAACCTGGCGATGATCGCCGACACCGTCGCCCACCTGTGCGAGCACGGGCGCCGGGTGTTCGTGGACTGCGAGCACTTCTTCGACGGCTACACCCACGACCCCGAGTACGCGACCGGTGTCGTGCGCACCGCCGCCGACTCCGGCGCCGACGTGGTCGTCCTCTGCGACACCAACGGCGGGATGCTGCCCGCCGACATCACCCGCATCGTCAGCGAGGTGGCCCGACGCACCGGTGCCCGGCTCGGTATCCACGCCCAGGACGACAGCGGGTGCGCCGTCGCCAACACGCTGGCCGCCGTCGACGCGGGCGCCACACACGTGCAGTGCACCGCCAACGGGTACGGCGAGCGGGTGGGCAACGCCAACCTGTTCAGCGTCGTCCCGGCGCTGGAGCTGAAGCACGGCCGCGCGGTACTGCCCGGGGGGTGCCTCGCGGAGACGACCCGGGTCGCGACCGCCATCGCCGAGATCGTCAACATCGCCCCGGCCACCCACCAGCCCTACGTCGGGGTCTCGGCGTTCGCGCACAAGGCGGGGCTGCACGCCTCGGCGATCAAGGTCGACCCCGACCTCTATCAGCACATCGACCCCGAGCTCGTCGGCAACGACATGCGGATGCTGGTCTCCGACATGGCCGGGCGCGCGTCCATCGAACTCAAGGCCAGGGAGCTGGGGGTGGACCTGGGCGGCGACCGCGCGGTGCCGGGGCGCGTGGTCGAGCGGGTCAAGGAGCTGGAGCGGTCCGGGTACAGCTTCGAGGCCGCCGACGCCTCCCTGGAGCTGCTGCTGCGGGAGGAGGTCGGTCGGCCCGCCCGCTTCTTCGAGGTGGAGTCCTGGCGGACCATCAGCGAGCGGCGGCCCGACG
This window contains:
- the ilvC gene encoding ketol-acid reductoisomerase; translated protein: MAAEMYYDDSADLSVIQGRRIAVIGYGSQGHAHALSLRDSGADVRIGLPEGSKSRAKAEEQGLRVVTPAEAAREANVIMILVPDHIHRDLYAAEIAPNLQEGDALFFGHGFSIRYGLITPPEGVDVAMVAPKGPGHLVRRQFEAGRGVPCLVAVEKDASGQAWDLALSWAKAIGGTRAGALKTTFKEETETDLFGEQAVLCGGAEELVKAGFATLVEAGYQPEIAYFECLHELKLIVDLMYEGGISKMNWSVSDNAEYGGYTRGPRVITEQTREEMRKILGEIQDGSYAKELMAEFDAGQPTFTKRREAEQGEQIEKVGAELRPLMSWLKG
- the serA gene encoding phosphoglycerate dehydrogenase, whose product is MPKPSVLVAEELSPAGIALLEGDFEVRHTNGADRSELLPALADVDALIVRSATRVDAEALAAAPKLKVVARAGVGLDNVDVDAATKAGVLVVNAPTSNIVSAAEQAVNLLLACSRNTAPAHSALVKGEWKRSKYTGVELYDKTLGIVGLGRIGTLVAQRLSAFGMKLIAYDPFVQPSRAAQIGVEMMSLDEVLAQSDFLTIHLPKNKDTLGLIGDEALHKVKPSVRIINAARGGILDEGALYRALKEGRVAGAGIDVFAKEPCTDSPLFEFENVVVAPHLGASTAEAQEKAGTQVARSVKLALSGDFVPDAVNVQGGAVAEELKPGLPLTEKLGRIFTSIAGGIPERIDVEVRGEIAAHDVKVIELAALKGVFGDVVEDPVTFVNAPLLAKERGVEVNLVTSDDHSDWRNLIRVCGIMSDGQRINVGGTLTGPRQTEKLVEIDEYTMEIPLSAHMAFFAYDDRPGIVGTVGALLGDAQVNIAGMQVSRDEEGGKALITLTVDSAIPDATLDAISTEIQAETTRQVDLD
- a CDS encoding 3-isopropylmalate dehydrogenase, with product MAARTVKLAVIPGDGIGPEVVAEGLKVLSAVAPRHDLAFDTTTYELGAKRWHATGETLPDAVEEELRGHEAIFLGAVGDPSVPSGVLERGLLLRLRFAFAHYVNLRPVRLYPGVTCPLADTAPEDVDMLVVREGTEGPYAGMGGVLRKGTPGEIATQDSVNTRFGVERVVRYAFEKAAARPRRKLTLVHKDNVLTFAGELWQRVVREVGAEYPQVSVDYCHVDAATMFFVTRPQRFDVVVTDNLFGDIITDLGAAVAGGIGLAASGNINPENAFPSMFEPVHGSAPDIAGQAKADPTATVLSAAIMLDHLGLGAAAREIENAVADDLQARAKDGWERSTPQIGDDLARRVAEQG
- a CDS encoding branched-chain amino acid aminotransferase, which codes for MNSSTTTSGLTFEIQPSTQRKTPQERAALLENPGFGNVFTDHMVTIRYTEGKGWYDARLEPYGPLTMDPATAALHYAQEIFEGLKAYRHPDGTVVGFRPEANAARFNRSAARMAMPELPEELFLGAIETLLEHDSEWIPTQEDSSLYLRPFMFATDVGLGVNNPSRSYMFVLIASPSGPYFSGGIKPVTVWFCEDYTRAAPGGTGFAKFAGNYAASFLAQAQAVEKGCDQCVWLDAVEHRWVEEMGGMNLFFVFGSGDDARVMTPALTGTLLPGITRDSLLRLAPEVGIPAEEGRISTDEWREAATSGELTEVFACGTAAVITPVGAVKSNQGEFTIGDGTPGPVTMRLREELVALQFGTREDTHGWIRTFG
- the cimA gene encoding citramalate synthase, encoding MPDDSFHVFDTTLRDGAQREGVNLTVADKLAIAKLLDEFGVGFIEGGWPGANPKDTEFFQRASQELTLKHAQLTAFGATRRPGVRADDDPQVAALRESGAPVVTLVAKSDDRHVERALRTSLDENLAMIADTVAHLCEHGRRVFVDCEHFFDGYTHDPEYATGVVRTAADSGADVVVLCDTNGGMLPADITRIVSEVARRTGARLGIHAQDDSGCAVANTLAAVDAGATHVQCTANGYGERVGNANLFSVVPALELKHGRAVLPGGCLAETTRVATAIAEIVNIAPATHQPYVGVSAFAHKAGLHASAIKVDPDLYQHIDPELVGNDMRMLVSDMAGRASIELKARELGVDLGGDRAVPGRVVERVKELERSGYSFEAADASLELLLREEVGRPARFFEVESWRTISERRPDGGSVSEATVKLHVKGERVIATGEGNGPVNALDRALRSALEGVYPALGSLELIDYKVRILEGATGTHAVTRVLIESSDGRGEWTTVGVGENVIDASWTALEDAVTYGLLRQGH